The Episyrphus balteatus chromosome 3, idEpiBalt1.1, whole genome shotgun sequence genome segment ATCAAAAGTCCAGGCTATTGGTTATGGAGCAACAAAGTTtggtatattatttttattttttattgaataattgatatttgaattaaaattgatgattcatttttttaagctgGTTCAACTACACCGGTATTGCAGAAGATTAATTTGATAATTGTTTCTCAGAAATTCTGTAAGGCATATCATGATAGAAAGCGAAAGTTTCCTTTTGGTTTATCGGATGAACATTTATGTGCGGGAGATCCTGCTGGTCAGCAAGATATTTGTCAGGTTTgtgataatttaaaattcattcaaacaattttatttttaaatttgttttcattgtagggtgattcaggaggacCCCTGCTTATAAGAACTGATTATGAAATCTATGCAATTGGGATAATTTCCAATGGACAAGCTTGTTTTGGTTTTCCGCCAGCTGTTTATACAAAAACATCCACTTATATTAATTGGATAGATAATATTCTTCAAGAATATGGTAATTCTAGGCTTCAACTTTGTGATTaagaattaattataattaactgagaaatataaaaagaaaaattgttacacaTTATTATTTCTTTGTCAGTTTTTCACTGCCATGCGCGTATAAAGCTCTCTGTAGCAAAGGAAACTGTGCAGGATGATCAACCAgtcagaaaataaatttaaaaaaaaattggaaataaaaagtTGTACCTAACGTTTAAGAGCAGTCTTATTGCAACCATTTTATCTTTGACCAGTTTGTTCGGTTCAATCTTATCATACATTTATTCCGCTTCTTTTATTAATCCAAGCTCGCTCTGTTTACTTAATCATTAGTAAAGTTACATAAGTAAATTACTTGGatcccggccgaacagctcctactttgatttttttttgtcagaacttcgataattaaaaatattttaacctcTATTGGTTAAAATCTGCCTCTACTGccacatttttt includes the following:
- the LOC129917010 gene encoding serine protease snake-like isoform X2, with product MTAFGWHNNETGEIEFLCGGMLIEPNFVLTAAHCVLFEGKLPDLIKIGGNKLNSTYNEDHTVREYFIHHGYDGTESYDDVALVQLVRPSSKSPICLWNKSTLTTSKVQAIGYGATKFAGSTTPVLQKINLIIVSQKFCKAYHDRKRKFPFGLSDEHLCAGDPAGQQDICQGDSGGPLLIRTDYEIYAIGIISNGQACFGFPPAVYTKTSTYINWIDNILQEYGNSRLQLCD
- the LOC129917010 gene encoding serine protease snake-like isoform X3, which encodes MLIEPNFVLTAAHCVLFEGKLPDLIKIGGNKLNSTYNEDHTVREYFIHHGYDGTESYDDVALVQLVRPSSKSPICLWNKSTLTTSKVQAIGYGATKFAGSTTPVLQKINLIIVSQKFCKAYHDRKRKFPFGLSDEHLCAGDPAGQQDICQGDSGGPLLIRTDYEIYAIGIISNGQACFGFPPAVYTKTSTYINWIDNILQEYGNSRLQLCD